From a single Plasmodium yoelii strain 17X genome assembly, chromosome: 9 genomic region:
- a CDS encoding V-type proton ATPase subunit F, putative translates to MTSRRHKLFNETDLKIYIIGDEDSVVGFLLAGIGFRDGLGKKNFFIVNSKTSKSEIEEVFKEYTSKSDCGVILMNQQIADEIRHLVDLHDKILPTVLEIPSKDKPFDPNKDSIIQRVKLFFGGDISNIK, encoded by the exons atgacATCTAGAAGACATAAACTGTTCAATGAAACtgatttgaaaatatatattatagggGATGAA gACTCTGTTGTTGGTTTTTTGCTAGCTGGAATTGGGTTTCGAGATGGacttggaaaaaaaaattttttcattGTAAATTCAA aaacGAGTAAATCCGAAATTGAGGAAGTTTTCAAAGAATACACATCGAAAAGTGATTGTGGAGTTATATTAATGAACCAACaa ATAGCAGACGAAATAAGACATCTTGTTGATTTACATGATAAAATATTACCCACTGTTTTAGAAATACCATCAAAAGACAAGCCATTTGACCCAAACAAAGATTCGATTATTCAAAGagtaaaattattttttggtggtgatatttcaaatataaaatga